The following nucleotide sequence is from Synchiropus splendidus isolate RoL2022-P1 chromosome 1, RoL_Sspl_1.0, whole genome shotgun sequence.
CCGAgcaataaatatttcacagtCATCTAATCTATAATTTATTCTAAATTTTTTTATTGGGCAAACTTCCTTGAATATTATGGTTAAGTGTTAACTAAggtttgtattattattgttattgttattattattattgttgttattattattattgttgttgttgttgttgttgttgttgttgttgttgttgttgttgttgttgttgttgttgttgtttgtagtagtagtagtagcaatgAAATAATTTTATCAGACTTTCGaaattattgaacacaaataagTGCCAGTCAGTCTAATTGGGAATATTTATGATATGCAAGCTTCTGgacaaaagaaaggaaaagaaaggctATGTCTCATAGCCTGACCTTCAGTTCTGAGGAGATCAGGTAAAATTGCATCACATTCATTCCAGCGATCCATGGCTCAGTGAAGAAACATCGACGATCATCCATCCTTGTTAAATTTGTATGTGACCGATATGCATAGTCTTGCTGTGCTTTTGAGTTTAGGATTGTGAATTCACATCAACCTTCAGCATATCAATGTTGTTTAGGGCTTTCGCATTAAACCAAAGCACTAGAGGGAGACGATCAAAGTGACTGTGTTGTGCATCGCAATAGAATGGCGACTGGGGTCACCACCccagttaataaataaatatgtggaaGGACATGAATGTCAATGCCATTGCAGAAACCTAAGCCTTTTAAACCGTTTGTTTTGATAGATAATGCTAAGTGCAGAACTACAGGATTAAAGTACAAGTCTCGTATTTATATGGTTCTagaaaatacaatatatttgaCTAATATATTTAATACGATTTAATTTAGTAATATGATCGATGATTAGGAAGCTTCGCATATAGTGCctatttctatttattcattttgtggcTTGTCTctatgacttaaaaaaaaatttttttttttagaacgaTTTGTTTTTCGTATTTGTACCCGGAAATTCCGTATATAGTCCGAAGCAAGTGGAGATCTTCCCCTTTAAGAGGCGATGATGCGTCGCTGGGAAACAGCAGCTGCGGTTTTCTAGAGAGACGTCGTTCCTTTTTGCATCCTGATGATCATCGTTTATTCGGTCTCTTCGGAAGAACATAACGGAATGAGCCGTTTTGCGCTCTGCCGCTCGCTCGGATGGAGCGACCACTGACCCCGGTCCTTCTCGGTGACGCGCTTGTATTTCAGCCGTTTTGTGGTCCTCGCAAGTGAGAATAAGGTGACAGATGGAGGTACACATGAGCGGCGCAGCCTTCAGTTAGCGGAATGGACCTTGCTGAGAGGCGTTGCGTGTCAGCTGCGGCAGGAAGGATGTGATAAGACCCCGGTATCTCGCTCCGCTGGCCCCCGACAGAGAGACCACCATGTCGCCCAGGGCTCTGAAGAGACTGGTCCACTTGGTGCTGCTCTGCCCGCTCTCCAAAGGCCTGCAGGTGGGTTTGTTTCGCAGAATGCACTGGAGATTGGTTGCGATTTTAAGAATCTTTATCAGACCCTTTTATTCCCTATAAAAGAGACTTGTTTGGTCTTGCGTGTTTTGCGTGTTATATACAGTGTTAGCAAGAGGAAGCGGTCACCGTAACGACACGTAGAGTGAAGTGGGAAAAGAACatgttcatttatatatataattttggtTTGAAAATAAGCCGGCACTATATGGTGCCCCCTTCGCATTCTGTTGGCTTCGTGACGTCAGCTCATTCATTCAACCCGCCAATGATAATGGGGTTAACTGTTGTCTTGAAGgatggaaaaatgttttgttgtgagGGAAAGTAAATTGTATTTGCATTTCCTAAGGCTCAGTTTGATTTCCAAGGTGGGGGTTGTGTGGCGTCACCAGCTTTTGCTGTTACTCTAAACTCGCATGTTGAAATCCAATGGTTTAGACTGAGACTGGTTCAAGGGTTTTGATTTTTTGCTTTGAGCGTTTTATATGACGCCTGAACGTGTCGCTCAAGCTGTGACTCTGCCGCCCCAAATGTGTCGCATCACCCCTGCCATATTGTAACGCAACCTTTTGTAACCTGTTATGAGGGATGCACCAATCCCCTTCTTGGTATCGGTTATCGACCCGATCCAGCCTCTCAAAGTGGgattgttgaaaaaaatgccTGTCCGGGAAGCCGATCTTGGCATTAAAACTGTACGTTAGAATGATAACATGGCATCAGCGGATACTTAACTCAGCACGTCACCCTCCTTGCACCGTCAACTGCAACATTGACATGCAACATGTGCAAAGACTGTGCAACGTTTGGTTAAGACCAAGTTTGTAATTCCATATGAAGACAAGCATGACCTGTGCCACCCCACAGCATGGCAAGAAGTTTAATACCGTAACACTGGTATGAGATCCGTATCGGTCCATACCCAAAGCACAGGTATCAGTATCTGGACCATAAAGGTCAGATGGGTACATCCCTTCCTGTAATGCTTTTGACGGTGTGATGTACCTTTGAGATTCATGTTTGTTATTTTGCTGGAGCAGAACCTCAAGTATTGTACGGCCTCAGCTTAGTGTTTATTTCAAGAACTGTATTCAAAACGACAAAGTGCACAATACATTATTGACATTAGATATACGTGTATTATTACCACCTTGAATGTCACTTTAGCGTCTTATGACTTTCTGAGTTTGGGGTTTGTGAGGAATGGGAAAAAGCTTGGAAGGTCTCTTTATTAGATGTCCGATGGTATACATAGCATCTGATGTGGCTCTCCTTACTGATGGTTGCCGTAGAAGTCAAGGTTGTTCTGTCTCCATTTTCCCAGTGACATCGCATCATCACATTTGATGTGGAGTGCTATCACTATTCTTCTCTGCAGAAAAGTCCAATAACAGAAACAGCTTGATATTTGTCTGCTTATTAATACGTACGAGAGTCACTGCTGAGTCTTTAAATCAGTTGAGATGAGTTCTCCAGCTCTGACCCCGGTGACCTGACCCATGCTTGACCTTTAATGCTTGTACCCAATGTAGATCCCAAAAAACGTTTCATGTTGAATACGCTCTGCTTTGAAATGCTGTTCAGCTTCATATCTTTCTTCCCTGTCGCCCTCTACAGACCCGTCTTCCTGCTGTCAAGGTGAAGTATCTCCTCCTGGCCTGGCTGGGCATCCTCATTGGCGGCTGGCTGGTTTACATGCAGTACTCCTCGTACTCCGAACTCTGTCGAGGACACGTCTGCCAAATGGTCATCGTAAGTGTTCGCTGGAGATTTAATCTGTGTTTCGCAGAAGCAGCCTCAATGTTCCAGAGTGTGGTTTTCTCTCCACCAGCATCGATTGATTTGGTTTTCTGTTACAGGCGCTTAAGTCCTGCTCGATTTAATTACAGTACAATTGCAGTTTAACATCTGTGTGGTTGAAATGCCGTCTCTCAAGAGTGGCAAGTGCTTCCTGAGAGAGCGGCAGCGTGTTGAGGAATGTGGTCATATCAGCACTTTTATAAACCACCAAAATGCTGCGCATAGTAAGAACGGACGACAGCCGAAACTGGCCTGCAGTGTCCTGCTATTTTGGACAGCAAGACAAGcagaaatataatatttaaatcAGAGGCCTTATCAGTAATTATTCTGTAACTAGTCACATGATCTGGTGTTGGCGGCAGCTGTTACATTGAATTAGCCTGTCATCAAAGCAgcaaaatattatatttttttggttttattttgtcctaTATTTTCCTCAAAAATGGAGATCCAGatgataataaaatgtatttgctaAATATATCTCAATAGAATGTCTTTGATATGAAAGCTCATTGTAAAtaagtgtaattacaccatggcgttaaatgtatatatgttaTTTGATTGTATATCATTTAAGTTAAAGGTTCTCAATATGCTTCATAAATATAGGATTTAAGTATCAGAACTGTGGATGAGATATAAAGGCACATTATCACATTTCTTTcacagtttttgttttatggATGTAGAACAAGAAGTTAACAGTCCAGatgaagaaattaaataaaaatgaacagatcaaaaccactgttcagaaaatgaatgatgaataaaaaaaatatttttaaatatacattcaTTAAGCCAGTACATTTGGAGTTTAAACTGTAGGTAAATATTCAGGGTCTTTGCGGTCAGAGGGAGAATGTTTTGCAGGGGATTTAAATATACCAGTGTGAAGGGCCTGAGGCTGTCAACTTCTGTTTCCTGCTGGTAATGAGGTGTATTTCCTGTTTCCCTCGCAGTGCGACCACTACAGGAGAGGACTTATCTCGGGCTCGTCCTGCAAAGCTTTGTGTGATCACAAGAGTCTGACGCTGCATCGCTGCATGTCCACGTCCGCCATTCACCAGGTAGTAGACACAGAGACCAGAGTTCAGATGTTTGTCTCAAGGAAGAACTTCACAATCTCCAGCTGCTGTTTGAGGAACGAAGCGTTGTGTGCTCAGACACATGTTTAGCTCAGCTATGAGCTCACCACCTGAAGCTGGGTGTTCAAGTCTGACCAAcccatgtgtgggtgtgtgtgcgcatgtgtttatgtacatgtattaatattcttgtgtggaccaatctatGACAAGACattgatcttatgaggacatatTGCTTTGTgcagacattttggctggttcacatagagttttgagggtgaaaacgtcaaaataattGGGTCATTGTAAtcgggtttcagtttggttaagggttctggttgaggttagcctgttgttttggatggttaagtcaAGGTTAAGCAGCTGGGGATATGGTTATGGCAACGAGTGGTCCCCagaaagatggtgtgacaaacctgtgtgtgtgtgttgggctcTTGGAGGTTTAatttggaggtcaaaatttgggAGTGGCAACATGGACAGTTATGTGATAGTCAAATCCCAAATGAAAGTGCCTGtggtgtgcttgtgtgtgaacGTGTTTGAACGCCAACTGTGTGTGCCTTGCTCATGGGCAGGTCTACAGCGGACTGTGGAAGGAGAAGCTGGTCGTGATCAAGTGCGGAATCGAGGACCGGGTGAGGAGCGATGGCAACTCTTTTCTGCCGCAGGACACAAGGCTGTACGACAAACCGACTCGGGGAACGTCCATCGACGAATTCAAAGAAATGCTGCTTGGCTACCTGAAGGTGTGCTATCAAGGCAGAATTGTGACGGGCTCCCTGAAGGCTTACAACTTATCTGTTCCTCTGACCTTTATCTCCAGACGAACCTGGGCGAGCAGTCTTCTCTGGGCTCCCTGGTGGACCAGATCATCAAACTGTCCGACGTCAACCATGATGGTAAAGTCTCCCTCGCCGAGGCCAAGTCCATCTGGGCTCTCATCCAGATCAACGAGTTCCTCCTCATGATGGCGCTCCAGGAGAAGGAGCACACGCCCAAGTTGCTGGGCTTCTGCGGGGACTTGTATGTGACGGAGCGTGTGAGCCACAGCTCCCTCTACAGGCTAGAGGTGCCACATTACCTCCAGGCGCTGGTGCCTGGGGCGCTCAGAACGGCTCTGAACCACTGGCTCGCCCCGTCTTGGCCTCGGCGAGCTCGCATCACTATCGGCCTGCTGGAGTTCGTGGAGGAAGTCTTCCACGGATCCTACGGCAGCTTTCTGATCTGTGACACTAGTCCTCTGCATGTGGGCTACAACAACAAATTTGACTGTAAAATGGCAAACCTGCGCAGCGTGGCCTCGGATGCTGCAGTGAGGGGATATTTAAAGGGTCGGCGCTGTGAGACCAACGCCGACTGCACGTACGGCCGGGACTGCACGGCCACCTGCGACCGGCTGGTGAAACAGTGCAACACGGAGGTGGTGCAGCCCAACCTAGCCAAGGTTTGCATTCTGCTTCAGGACTTTCTGCTCTTCGGAGCGCCCGCGGATCTACGTGAGGacctggagaagcagctgcGCACGTGCGTGACGCTGAGCGGACTGGCCAGTCAGATGGAAGTGCACCACTCGCTGGTGCTCAACAACCTGAAGACCATACTGTGGAAGAAGATTTCAAACACCCAGTACTCCTGAAGTGTTGAGAAGCGATTGAACTTTGACCTCTGTTTTCATTCTCTTTAAGTCCTCTTTAAGCTACATTGTGCCATACACTTGGAAACTGAGACAATCAGACTTCAATAAACTCTGAACCTCAGGATGACTTTGGTTTTTCTCTCTGGCTCTCAGACACATCTGTCTGAGCGTCAGCTGCGGTCAACCCAAAAGGAGATTATCAGATTTGGAAAGTCAGGAATTCTAATCGAGATAACCTGAGTGGATTAACCCACAACAAGTACACAGATGAGAAACGCTAGACTGGACTCAAGCAAGCATAATGGATATTTAATAGTGTACTGCAAAGAAACAACCGCGTAAATATTTTAGCGCAGtcaaattataaaaaatataaatcttCAGCATGGATTGAGGTAAAACAGGGGCAGACCCCAGGCactctggagagatgatgtctctcaGTGGACTTGGAACACCTCAGTACTTCCCCCAGAAGAGCCAGAGGAGGCTTCTATGGAGAATGAAGTCCAGAAAATGGCCACAATGGCACCCCTCAAATGGAAAAGCTTGCACACCATGAGTCTGACGTCTTCATGTCGGAATCATAAAAACTGCAAAATGTGTAAGTAGTAAACTCagctctttatttattcaaatctTTAATGAATCAGTCAGCAACTCACAACAAtgcacatttcaaaataaatgttcaagTTCAAAACACTCACAGCCACGTTGTGGTTTGATTCTGAAGGGAGAGGAGGGAAAAAGTGTGATGTGAGGACGAGCTGATTTATaaacgtttatttatttttcagtcacaACTAATGATTATCTGGCCTAGTTCCATACCCGGGTTccacagagcagcaggaacCGAGCTATCGTGAGCCAGTTTCTTTCTGCCCTCTAACTATGCAACAGAGACAAGTGGGTCAGAGTTGCGTTTCATGGGGCAATTCATTGGGAAAATAAAGTATCAAGGAGCAATTTACCGCCAGAGGATCCTTAGAGCAACTGATCCGCTGCGCGCCGGTATCCAGATCAAGAGGAGGAGAATCAAACACAGTTGTCCCACTAGAAAAACAGGAGTTCAGAAAGCAAAAATGATGGGGAGACGGAAATGAGAAGTGAACGCCATATTAAGGTCGCGCAATGATTATTGAATGAATATTCAAATATGATCTAATATTAGCGTGAACACACTcgataaaaattattttatcatcaatcatgacatgaaaaaatgtaaatgatctTTAAGCCATCCTTCAACATTGTGGTTTAAGTTCTCAACTAATAACGCCACTACGCGTGCGTATTGTTTGTACAAAAAACTAAGGGACAAAGATAATCTATATAAAAATGGTCattaaaaaattataataataataacaccaaGCTATCATATACGCACGGAATATGATATTTCAGCAACAGTTCCAACGACCAAATATTGTCGTTAGTGTTTACATGGAGGCCTCACTGCGGTCAGTCAAAGTTTAGCTTGAATTTCAAGGCGAATTTCGAGGCGCTATTCTATGTATATACCGTATCATCCAAGTTCACCAATATCATTTTGCGAACTCGCCCCTGTCAAACATTTCTCCATATCGGATGGTCTTCGATACTTAGCAAATCAGTAACTTAGTCAAGCGCttgtttcaaatgtatttaatgcgTTTACCGCTGATGACAAACCTTGCCGACAGGTTAGTTAGAGTTAAGGTTAGCAGTAACACTCACCATCCACATGAGACTCGCTCGGACGCGTGAATTTGCGTCTTGCCTACGTCATAAAAAAGTCGCGGAAACAGACCACTTTCGTTTCCGCCTAatatcttcaaaataaaagtacataAAGTAAGGTCGCTGACACTTGTCATTGGATACTCTATATTTGAATAGGTTTGGAGATGCGCAGACAGTTAACATTTATGATATGCATCCACAATTAGATCGATCGTAAGTCCACAACAAGCTCATGAGTGTTAAAACGTTAAATGTTAAAACAGGCTTTCGTGTCTTCGTGAATTACAATACACATAACTAAGTCGAAAACTTTAAGACTCGTCGGCACATTACATCTAAATCTAAACAAAAATCCTCAGCTGTTCTCTTATTTTGCAGGACGAGAACAATTAACCTTCCTTCCTCATATTCTGAGTTTAGGTGTGAGGGCAGCAGCAGTACCTGCTTCCACTGGCTCCATCTTGAGGAACATTGAGGTGTTCGCATCTGTCATGTGTCAACTGTCTGCCCTATGGAATCCTTCCAGGTTGACACCTCACAAGTCCATGAGGCGTCTTAACAAGAATAAACTCAACTGGCATCTTATGGAGTCTCACCTGGATCCTCTCTCCAGGAGTCaaggcaccatgcagacaaatTGACTATTTTCCTGTATCTGTGATCTTGCTCACCTGGTCACGAGCCAAAGATCTGATGACAACGAAAATGATCAAAtaatgtgatatttatttttttttagaatgcaTTTTACAATGGTACATAATTCTAAAGTGAAGTCCATGAGTGAGTCCATCCTGGTTCACCTCTTGACTGGTTAAATAACAGGGTTATCACTCaaatcgataaaaaaaaaaatatttcaaagtcTTTCATTGGATCTTATGATTTAGACTCGGAAAGTCCGTGCAGCAGCTCCATCTGTTTCCTCTTGTCTTTGGCTCGGTTTATCGTCATCTGGAATAACCGACAGTACAGCTCCATGGCGAGAGGGGTGTCGTCGTTGCCGGGAATGGGGTAGGTGAGCATGCTGGGGTTGCAGTTGGAGTCCACCACTCCCACGGTGGGGATGTTCATCTTGGCTGCATCTCTGATGGCCACGTGCGGCTCAAAGACGTTGTTGAGGGTAGAGAGGAAGACGATGAGGTCCGGCAAACGGACCCCCACGCCGTACTGGATCGGAGCGTTGGTGAGGAGGCCGCCTCGCCAGTAGCGCGTGTGAGCATACTCACCGCAATCCTTTGCCATTTTTTCGATCAGGTGGACAAACTGTCTGCGGCggctgatgaagaggatgatgccACCGCGGTAAGCTACGTGGGCAGTGAAGTTGAGGGCTGCTTGGAGGTGCTCCACAGTCTGGTCCAGGTCAATGATGTCCTGGTCCAGTCTGCAGCCGTAGAGGTACGGTACCATCAGCCTGacagaataaacaaaaatacacaagcaGCGTCAGAGTTGCAGCTCAATTTTGCAATCTCATACAGGAGCTTCAAATAAAGAAGTGTTAAGTGAAGACTTAGATCAGGTCACACTGGAATTACCAGTAGAGTTGGGCTGAGATCAGCATCAGAAAAGTGCACCAAACTTGAATACGACTCGAGTAAAATAAAGAGTCCAGGTTTTCAGGCATAAAATGTCCTTTTAAATACAGTAACAAGACTTgcaaaaaacatcaacaaatagtTCAGTCATGTATTTTCCAGTCCTTTTTGCTGCTTTGCTCTCTTCCAGCTCCATAAACAGTGATGTTTCAAACAAATCTTTACTTCTAGAGCATCAGTGTAGTAAGGTCACACTGATGGATTTGTAAGTCAAGAACACCAACCACATAGCTTCAGTCAATAACTTGGCTCCACTAAACAAAACACTCAAAAGCttgaaggaaaatataaaaataaacctatatatattatatatatacatatatatgaatCAACGAGAAATACAGGTGAGTGAGAGTCAACCACACCAACCTGTGTCTGCAGCCTTTCTTGTGCCCAAGATGTACTCTGGCTTCAAACAGATCTTTTAAGGAGAACAACTCGGACACGTGGAAAAAGTCCGGCTTCTCAAGTGGCAGGGACAGAATTCTGTTGCCTgacgaaataaaaaaaaaagttcagatcAAGAACACAGAGCCAAAACGCACACAGGATCACTCCCGGTATCTCACTCACCTGAATCCTCATCGCTTTGTGTTTGAGGTGGTGTCTTAACGGACGCTGCCGTGGAATAATTGTGTCCATTGTAGAGAGACGCAGTCCAACAAGGTCGTAACCCCCATAACCCTTCAAGCGCAAGACataacatgtatatttttaatataaattcATGGCTAGTCCAGATCAGCTATCTAGTTTACACGGCTGCTTGCGGCAGCCGTTGCTAGTTTGAACCATAATCCATTAGGTTTTCATTACATGAGAAGGTAATCAGCAAGAAAGCAAGCAGAGTAAAGGAATTTTCAAGGCTAAAACGATTATATTCAAACCTCTTGACAGCGTCCGCGCAGCCATGCTTGTTGAGACAGAAGGTCAGCCAAATGCGCATGCGTGGCGAGCCGTTTTCTTCACTGAAGAGTAAACTCACCAGCGTCTTCTAGAGGTCGGAGGAAAATCTGCAGTCGCTACCAGTAGACTCGTATCGccttcatatttaaaaaaaatattcgcGTTTCAACACGTTCAACTACACGACACGGTAAGCATTTTAAGtgaaatttatttttgaaacaaTAGTGATTCACTGTTGAACACTTTTGCATCTGATTTCCAAAAATTGGAATATGAAACTCACTTGGAATGGGATACATTAAACAGAAGTATATTCCTTTGAACCACTTTTAAAGAGCTGGTGACGCTCTTTTAACAACTTAAAACTACATTCCTCACATTATAAACAGGCAACCTAAACAAATGCATAAACAACATAAGTGAAGAACTAACATTCTGCCTTCGCTTTACAACAATTGAAACACGAACGTGACCTCCAGCGACATCCTCATAACAAGAGAGGTTTATGACTGATGGTTCAGCTTGTGCCGTCTACAGGTGATCAGTAGCCCTGGAAAAGAGGACAGTGGTTAAACTATAACAGTGATGGATCTGAGTGATGACATAGGTACAAACCTGTAGACTGGAATAAACTTCAGTCGCCTCCTTACATGTAGAGGAATCCTGTTCTGTTTTGGGGTCTGGAGAATGGAATTCAGCTGTGTTCATGGAAGAGCACAAGATGCAAACATATGACCACGTTGCGACGTGATGGTCACAAAAGGGGAACATTTTGTCAAGAAATACaagtatgatttaaaaaaaacgctGGTACAcaaatatacatacatttatagATATACATAAAGATACATAAAAATCCACATATAATCTCTCGATTCCAGAAAACTACACAGTAGATTCCATAAATTGAATTTAAACAAAAGTGAAACCTGGAAAATGTTATTATTGTATGGAACAACATTGAGGAGTCTACATtccaatatgaaaaaaaagttttttaagAATAAAATACATGATGGCATTCCAGGAAAACACTTTTTCCAATAAGCATTAGTCCAAACAGAATGTTACAGAATATTATGATACCATGAAGAGTTCTGGAATATTATGTTGGATTATCATAATAACTCATACACTGTTGCAAACTATTACCGTGTTATTAGGCAGCCACAGAGACATGAACACATGAGCCATAAATCTATGATCACTGCAATGGATGGCTAACACGTCCATTAAGGGGCAGTGTTCCATTTGTCACTCCAGAGGAGAAGTCAAACACAATGTGAAGTTGATAATTCAGACCGCAATCAAGACTCAAGACTGCGTCTTATTTAAAGATTTGATAGATCAATACTTTACATGAACACAGTTTTACTTTAAACCTGAACGTGTgtcttcctcccacagttgCGTCTTGGTACAACCAACTTTAGACTTCAGTTTCCATAAACAACATGCAGCACAATAGTGTACTGCATAGAGGGACCCAGCTGACATAGGCAAACTGGCATCTACGgtacaaaaataaagataacCCGACACACTGAAACTTGAGGGCAAATCTAAACCCCAATAAATCAAAACTTAGGATGAAACGTCTTTCCATTAATGCATGATGCATGCTTGACACACCATGTGGTGTGGCCCCATGGTATGAGGTGAGAAATGTAACAGAAATAGGGTAACCAAAGGTTTGTAAAGGTATCTTGAATGTCTGCCACTGAGGAAAGACCCATGTGTGTAATTGAAACCCAATGAGAAGACCACAAAAGATGATGCCGCTGCAGGAGGTTTGAACCCTGAAAAGTGCCCAACACCCATCGCAATGTTCAGTACAGACACTGACCAGTATATACCATACAATGGAAGAATAAATGGATCCCAAAAAGAGAGTGGGGTACCAACCTGATGTTGGGGTCAGGGCAGGGGCCACACTTTACTGTTCTCACAAGGAAGGGGGaattatggacaaaaaaaaaatgtagcaacAATAACTCTCATTATAAACACAGATAAAACATAGACACTAGCACTGCTTTCATAGGTACCGACTCGTGTTACACCGCAGAGGCACACAGGCAAAAAGGAAGGGACACCAGTTAAAACAAAGCCTTATCACTATTATACCTGGTTGCCCTTTCCAATGCGATGCCTCCAGGAGGTCTTGCTGCTTCTCTCCTCTGAGGTGAAAGCTATGTAAGGCCTGACGGTGAGGCCCGGGTCTATCTCGCTGGACAAACACCTGAGCAGGCAGAGCAGGACACACATCAGACCACACACATCACAGGATTTTCTTACGCAAGTGAATAAACACACTGGACAACAGCatgattctatttttttatttcacataagCACTGAAAAGacactcagatttttttttttagagaaagaaaaacacttcttaCAAAATATGTACAAAACCTGGCAATGCACAGCATGTTCagtatttttaataaagaaaaataaatagcttTTTATACATATGAAATCAATGACAGAGAAATCAATATACGAAATATGAAGATTTACATCCCGAAACCAGCCACCCCGGGAAGTGGTAGGAGGTGTCAACTGCAGAGAGTGTACATTGTCCCAACGAAAATAGAGCAGG
It contains:
- the mrps2 gene encoding 28S ribosomal protein S2, mitochondrial, which produces MAARTLSRGLWGLRPCWTASLYNGHNYSTAASVKTPPQTQSDEDSGNRILSLPLEKPDFFHVSELFSLKDLFEARVHLGHKKGCRHRLMVPYLYGCRLDQDIIDLDQTVEHLQAALNFTAHVAYRGGIILFISRRRQFVHLIEKMAKDCGEYAHTRYWRGGLLTNAPIQYGVGVRLPDLIVFLSTLNNVFEPHVAIRDAAKMNIPTVGVVDSNCNPSMLTYPIPGNDDTPLAMELYCRLFQMTINRAKDKRKQMELLHGLSESKS
- the dipk1b gene encoding divergent protein kinase domain 1B; translation: MSPRALKRLVHLVLLCPLSKGLQTRLPAVKVKYLLLAWLGILIGGWLVYMQYSSYSELCRGHVCQMVICDHYRRGLISGSSCKALCDHKSLTLHRCMSTSAIHQVYSGLWKEKLVVIKCGIEDRVRSDGNSFLPQDTRLYDKPTRGTSIDEFKEMLLGYLKTNLGEQSSLGSLVDQIIKLSDVNHDGKVSLAEAKSIWALIQINEFLLMMALQEKEHTPKLLGFCGDLYVTERVSHSSLYRLEVPHYLQALVPGALRTALNHWLAPSWPRRARITIGLLEFVEEVFHGSYGSFLICDTSPLHVGYNNKFDCKMANLRSVASDAAVRGYLKGRRCETNADCTYGRDCTATCDRLVKQCNTEVVQPNLAKVCILLQDFLLFGAPADLREDLEKQLRTCVTLSGLASQMEVHHSLVLNNLKTILWKKISNTQYS